From Astyanax mexicanus isolate ESR-SI-001 chromosome 11, AstMex3_surface, whole genome shotgun sequence, the proteins below share one genomic window:
- the slc37a1 gene encoding glucose-6-phosphate exchanger SLC37A1, producing MAPVPPGIRFLASFNREQWYRAFTFVLTFLLYTSFHLSRKPISIVKSELHKNCSLVKELATESSKSGQPQILHVEVDCSWKPFDRDNYKQLLGAMDLSFLFVYAVGMYLSGIIGERLPIRLFLTMGMLTSGLFTCLFGLGYICNIHTLSFYIIVQIANGLVQTTGWPSVVTCIGNWFGKGRRGLIMGLWNSHTSVGNILGSLIAGYYVSSNWGLSFIVPGIIIAVMGILCFLFLIEHPNDLKAAETHSTASNNQKLHKSWTGVNGHKELYLQYKKQSCDTELLLGQDSAVCVPVQQVVVVKSEAELSAISFRGALCIPGVVEFSFCLLFAKLVSYTFLFWLPLYITKAAHLDSKTAGDLSTLFDVGGIVGGILAGVISDKLGKRATTCAVMLLLAAPTLYGFSMISQFGQGPTIAMLLVCGGLVNGPYALITTAVSADLGTHKSLKGNARALSTVTAIIDGTGSVGAAIGPLLAGLLSAQSWDQVFYMLMTADFLALVLLLRLVMKELTSNKSRPGVAVELKEH from the exons gtatcGGGCATTCACCTTTGTACTTACCTTCCTGCTCTACACCAGTTTTCATCTGTCCAGGAAGCCCATCAGCATTGTCAAG AGTGAGCTGCATAAGAACTGTTCGCTGGTTAAAGAGCTGGCTACTGAAAGCAGCAAAAGTGGTCAGCCGCAAATCCTTCATGTAGAAGTCGACTGCAGCTGGAAACCTTTCG ATAGGGACAACTATAAGCAGCTGTTGGGAGCGATGGACCTCTCCTTTCTGTTTGTGTATGCAGTTGGAATGTACCTGAG TGGAATTATTGGCGAGCGTTTGCCCATTCGCCTCTTCCTGACCATGGGCATGCTGACCAGTGGCCTCTTCACCTGCCTGTTCGGCCTGGGATACATCTGTAACATTCACACCCTCAGCTTCTATATCATCGTTCAG ATTGCCAATGGTTTAGTGCAGACCACAGGCTGGCCCAGTGTGGTGACGTGTATTGGGAACTGGTTTGGGAAGGGCAG gcGAGGTTTGATAATGGGACTGTGGAACTCTCACACGTCGGTGGGGAACATCCTCGGCTCTCTAATCGCTGGTTATTACGTGTCCTCAAACTGGGGGCTGTCCTTTATCGTCCCTGGAATAATCATCGCAGTTATGGGCATCCTCTGCTTCCTCTTCCTTATTGAAC aCCCAAATGATCTTAAGGCTGCTGAAACCCACAGCACTGCCAGCAATAACCAG AAGCTGCACAAGAGCTGGACAGGTGTTAACGGTCATAAAGAGCTGTACCTGCAGTATAAAAAACAG agctgTGATACAGAGCTGCTTCTGGGGCAggacagtgctgtgtgtgttcCTGTGCAGCAGGTGGTTGTAGTGAAGAGTGAAGCAGAGCTTTCGGCCATAAGCTTCAGAGGAGCTCTCTGCATCCCG GGTGTAGTGGAGTTTTCTTTCTGTCTGCTCTTTGCTAAACTGGTCAGCTACACCTTCCTGTTCTGGCTGCCTCTCTACATCACTAAAGCAG CTCACCTCGACTCTAAGACAGCGGGAGACCTCTCCACCCTGTTTGATGTCGGTGGAATTGTCG GTGGTATCCTGGCAGGTGTCATCTCAGATAAGCTTGGAAAGAGAGCCACAAcatgcgctgtgatgcttcttCTGGCTGCTCCCACA CTGTATGGATTCTCCATGATAAGCCAGTTTGGCCAGGGTCCCACTATCG CAATGCTGCTGGTGTGTGGAGGGTTAGTAAATGGACCGTATGCTCTCATCACAACAGCCGTCTCTGCTGATCTG GGAACCCACAAGAGCCTGAAAGGCAATGCCAGAGCTCTGTCCACAGTCACAGCTATTATTGATGGGACGGGTTCAGTCG GTGCTGCTATCGGCCCCCTGCTGGCAGGACTGCTTTCTGCACAAAGCTGGGATCAGGTCTTCTACATGCTCATGACTGCAGACTTTTTGGCACTAGTG TTGCTGCTGAGATTGGTGATGAAGGAGCTGACGTCTAATAAGAGCCGGCCAGGCGTAGCTGTAGA ACTGAAGGAGCATTGA